The Patescibacteria group bacterium region TGGAGGAACTCAAGAGCGCGGTCTATGCGGTATCCGCGCGGGCGCCGGGCGCAGCCCCGGCGAGACAGACCCCATGGGAGCCGCCCACCCAAGGCGCGACTGTTCGAGCGCTGTGGCTTCCCATAACGCTCCTGGTAGCTGTCTTGATTGGCCTGATGTGGATGACCAACTGTCGAGGGCAGTCCGCCCTTCCACGACATCCGATCCCGCCTGCCCTTGTGTGCCCGCTAGGCGCATTCCTTGCCCCACCAGCGCTGTTCCGTTTCGCCTGAAACCGCGCGTGAAAGGAGCGGAACCCATGCCCTGTTGCGGTGTTCACCCAGGCTCGCACCGAGCTATGCCTGTAAAGCCAAACTGGATGAATTGCCCCAGCTTTTTAATATATTAAAAGGAGAAATGTCGCTCATTGGCCCTCGCAATGATGTGTCAGGATTGGGGTCACGACTTGCTGAAGCAATTCCTCATTACAATATGCGTTATCTTGTAAAGCCAGGACTCTCCGGTTGGGCACAGATAAAGCAAGATTACTCAAAAGGCAACATTAGCCCACAGTCGGTAGAAGAGACAAAAATTCGTCTTTCATACGATTTGTACTATATAAAAAATAAGTCATTTTTACTTGACATCGTTATTGCACTACGCACCATACAGACACTTATTTCAAGATTACTACCATGAGTAATGATAAAAAAACCATTTTTATAACAGGCGGTGCGGGTTATGTAGGAGCAATGCTCTGTGACCAGTTTTCAAAGCGCGATGATGTAAAAGAAATAGTAGCACTTGATATGGAGCCAATACCTGACCTGCTCAAAGAAAATAAAAAGATTATCTGGATTGAGGCAAATACTTCTGACGGTACATGGCAGAAAAAAGCGAAAGAGCACAAACCAAGTATCGTCATTCATGCTGCGTGGCAAATACGGGAAATGTACGGAAATTCAAAAACACAATGGACATGGAATGTGGATGGTGCTGACGCGGTGTTTGATTTTGCATTCTCCACCTCATCTACCGAAAGACTCATATATTTTTCTACAGCATCTCTCTATGGTGCATACAAGAGTAACACCATAGACCATCTCTTTACTGAAGATGAACCAATGCGTGAAGAAGAATATTCATACGGTATTGAAAAAATACAGGTGGAAAGGAACTTATGTTCAAAGTGGGAAAAAAGACATAAAGAAAATAATATTTCTGTTTCCATAGTACGCCCCGCAGCCATCACTGGACCGCGTGGCCGTTTTATGATGCATGACCGATTTGGACTCCAATCTGCTTTGTCTGGTCAACTGAAAAAAGATTTTATTTATCGAATAATATCAATGATGGTTTCGTTTGTCCCGGCTACACCGTGGTGGGTCAGACAGTTTGTGCATGAAGATGATATAACTGACATCATTGCACTTTTGGCATTTTCATCAGAAATAAAAAACAATTATGAAATTTTTAATCTTGCAACGGGAGGAGAACCTGTTTTTGCACCTCAAATGGCACAAGCGGTTGGAAAAAAAGTTCTTCCAGTGCGGCCATGGATGGTGCGTCTAGCATACTTTTTTTTCTGGCATATTACGCGTGGCAAAGTACCGACCTCAAAAGGTATTTGGCGGTTTTACTCATACCCAATAGTTATGGATGGATCAAAATTGACCAAAAAATTTGGATATCATTACACATACGAGTCGCGTGATGCATTTTCAAAAACAATTGGAAGGTATGAAAGATATGTCCCGGAGGATAAGCGCGTTTCGTAATAATTAATTATCGTGAAAATTCTCGTCACAGGAGGAGCGGGTTTTATAGGGAGCCATCTTATCAATCAGTTGTCACGGGAAGGTCATAGTGTTATATCTGTAGACAAACTATCTCTTTCTGGTAAAAAGTTGCAGAAAGCGCGCCTTAGGGATCTTGTTGGTGATGTAGAAAATTACACCATAGATATAACCGACCAGAAAAAACTAGGCAATTTATTCCAGTCTAATACATTTGATGTTGTATACCACATAGCTGCCAAACCTGGCGTGCGTGAATCAATCGAGAATCCATTTATATACGCACACTCGAACTATATCGGAACTTTAACAGTTTTAGAACTCGCAAAAAAATATAATGTGCAACACATCTTAATAGCGTCTTCATCATCGGTGTATGGGAAAAACATCAAAGTGCCGTATTCTGAAAATGATCGTGTTGATGAACAAATTTCCGTATATGCTTGTTCAAAAAGATCAGCTGAACTTTTGGCGTATACGTACTGTCATTTGTTTAATATGAATATTACATGCTTGCGATTCTTTACTGTGTATGGCCCGTATGGTAGACCGGATATGGCGCCATATATTTTCACGAAAAATATTATTAATAGAAAGACGATAGATGTATTTAATAAAGGGAAACAACAACGTGACTTTACATTTATTTCAGATATCATTGATGGATGTATTGGTCTACTAGAGTGTAAAAATGGTTTTTCAATAGTTAATCTTGGCAACAACAAATGTGTTGAATTGATGGATTTTATAGGGACTATAGAATCTATTCTTGAGATAAAAGCGCAAAAGAGATTTTTATCCATTCAACCTGGAGATGTGGTAAAGACATATGCTGATATATCAAAAGCGAAAGCGCTTTGTGGGTATTCTCCAAAAGTAAATATTTCAGATGGGATGGAAAAGTTCATCTCCTGGTATAAGGATTATCATAAGGTGAAGTAAATACAGTAATTGCATTTAAATTTGCAAAGTGGTTCCAAACATCTATACTGTTGAAATATGCTAAGGATTAGAATTGCAGCACTATTAATACTGTTAGTCGGCTTGGGAATCGGCTATTTTGTCTATACATCAGAGATTAATACAGAGTCTCGTTTTAAGTTTAAACTCGGTCTTGATTTGGCAGGTGGTACACATCTTATATACGAAGCGGATGTATCTAATTTGCCACAGGAAGAGATAGAAGGCTCAATGAATGCGCTTCGCGATGTAATAGAAAGAAGAGTTAATCTTTTTGGAGTTTCTGAACCGATTGTTCAGGTTGAACAAAGCAGTATCTTTGCAGGAGTTAGGGGAGAGCGGCTCATTGTAGAACTTCCGGGCGTGACTGATATTACCGAAGCCGTTCGGATTATAGGCGAAACACCACTTCTTGAATTTAAATTGGTTCGGGCCGAAGCACTACTACCCGAAAATGGGACAGAAAATGTGGGAGATATATTTATTCAAACCGAACTGACCGGAAGATTTCTCAAAAGAGCGGTACTTGAGTTTGGGAGCACACAAAGTGGACAGATCTCAAATGAGCCTATTATACGATTGGAGTTTACGAAGGAAGGTGCTGATATTTTTGCCGAGATTACACGAAATAATGTCGGAAGACAGCTAGCAATTTTTCTTGACGGGGAGTCAATTTCTGCGCCGGTCATTCAACAGGAAATTACCGGAGGCACTGCTATTATCACCGGAAGCTTTACACCAGAAAGTGCAAAGCTATTGGTGCGTAATCTCAACTTCGGGGCGCTTCCCGTCCCCATAGAACTACTTTCCACACAGACTATCGGGGCTTCTCTCGGTGAAGAAGCACTTAATAGAGGAATACAAGCGGGTATGCTCGGACTGACACTGGTAGCACTGTTTCTCATTCTCTGGTACCGTCTGCCTGGGGTGCTCGCTACTCTTTCACTTGCCATATACGTATTTATAATACTTGCTTTGTTTAAATTCATACCAGTCACACTTACTGCAGCAGGGCTTGCTGGATTCATTCTTTCAATTGGTATGGCGGTTGATGCAAATATTCTCATTTTTGAGCGAATGAAAGAAGAATTTATAAAAGGAAAAGATACTACAAATGCTGTAAAAGATGGTTTTGCACGAGCATGGTTTTCAATCAGGGATGGGAACATTTCAAGCATCATTACGGCGGTTATCTTGTTTTGGTTTGGCACCTCACTTGTGAAGGGATTTGCACTTACGTTTGGGATTGGTATTTTGGTCAGTATGATAAGTGCTATCACTATTTCACGGACATTTCTCTATGCGGTGGGTGGCTATTCATACACAGGACTTGTTAAGTTTTTATTCGGTAGAGGAATTTCACTGTAACAATGTTTGTCGTAACATACAGAAAAATATTTTTCATACTCTCTGGCATCATAGTGGGACTATCATTCTTATCGGTAGCATTTTTTGGACTCCAGTTTGGCATAGACTTTACCGGTGGCGCAATTACCGAAGTAAGCTATCCGGACGGTAGGCCGGACAAGGTAGTGTTGGAAGAACAGCTCAACCCACTTTCAGTTGAAGGATACTCACTTCGACCAACGGGAGAGAATGGGTACATTCTACGGACTCGTGACCTAACCGAGGAAGAACGGATTATTATTTCAAAGGCTTTATCAATTAACGGAACCGTACAAGTGGTGGAAGAACGGTACAATTCAATCGGTCCAATCATCGGTACTGAACTTCGCAATAAAGCATTTTTCGCCATAGCGATTGTTGTCTTAGCAATTATTCTCTTTATCGCATTTGTATTCAGGAAAGTGAGTGAGCCAGTGTCGTCACTGAAATACGGTCTTATTGCGATAGTGGCACTTCTTCACGATATTATTATTCCAATTGGAATGTTCGCGGTTCTAGGGGTGTTTGTCGGAGCACAGGTTGATGTGCTTTTTGTTATGGCGCTTTTGGCAATTCTTGGATACTCTGTTAACGACACCATTGTGGTATTTGACCGGGTGAGGGAGAACTTACGTACCAATAAAGAACTCAATATTAGAGAAGATTTTGAGCTGACTGTTGGGAAGAGTTTAAATCAAACATACACTCGTTCAATAAACACTTCATTGACTACATTGTTTGTACTCCTCACTCTCTTTTTTGTAGGTGCTCCGGTAACTCAAAATTTTGCCCTCGTACTTATGACTGGTGTTATAGCAGGCACCTACTCATCGATATTCTTAGCAGCACCTCTTCTTGTTACTATCCAGCGTTTATCTGAAAAAAGAAATTAGTTACATCACGTCTTGCCCCGTAGCTTCTGCCGAAGGCAGAATGGTACTGGGGTCAATATTTCTCGCTACACCACTTTTAGTCGTTGCTGAGAGATGGGGCAAGAAAATAACTTGATATTTTCCAAGAAATCATTTATAGTATCTCTGACTGCCGTTGGGGCAGTTATCATTTGAACATTGAAATAACATATAGTTTGTGCAAGTCCTCAAAACACACAAAAAATTTACAAAAACCAATATACAATAGAAAAGCACCCTCTAATATTTCCTCTCGGGAAACATAGGAGGACAAGCTGTCTTTTCTTTTGTTCCGTTCATCACCTGATTTTGTTTTGCAAAATCAGGTCTTAATTTAGAGTTTGATCCTAGCTCAGGGTGAACGCTGGCGGCGTGGATAAGGCATGCAAGTCGAATGATGCATCTCACTGTATTTCGATGCAGTATAAGGGTTTAGTATATGTATAAGGGAAGAATAAAAAACAATTTTCTTATACTGATACTTTTTCCAAATACTCGCACCGAGCGACAGTGAGATGCGTCATGGCAGACGAGGTAGTAACACGTAGGTACGCACCCCAGAGTCGGGCATACCCTGTCGAAAGGCAGAATAATTCCCGATGGTCCTTTTTAGGTAAAGATTTATCGCTCTGGGAGCGGCCTGCGGAGTATCAGCTTGTTGGTAAGGTAACGGCTTACCAAGGCTATGACGCTTAGGGGAGGTGAGAGCCTGACCCCCACCGATGGCACTGAGACACGGGCCATACTCCTACGGGAGGCCGCAGTCGAGAATCTTCCGCAATGGGCGAAAGCCTGACGGAGCGACGCCGCGTGACTGATGAAGCTCTTCGGAGTGTAAAAGTCTTTTATGAGGGAAGAAGTTTATTGACGGTACCTCATGAATAAGGGGCTCCTAAACTCGTGCCAGCAGGAGCGGTAATACGAGTGCCCCAAGCGTTACCCGGAATCACTGGGCGTAAAGGGTGTGTAGGTGGCTATGTTAGTCTTTTGTTAAAGCTCGGGGCTCAACCCCGAAATTGCAAAAGAAACGGCATAACTAGAGGATGCGAGAGGTCTATGGAACTCATGGTGTAGGGGTGAAATCCGTTGATATCATGGGGAACACCAAAAGCGAAGGCAATAGACTGGCGCATTCCTGACACTGAGACACGAAAGCGTGGGTAGCGAATGGGATTAGATACCCCAGTAGTCCACGCCCTAAACGCTGTCCGCTGGCTTTTCGGAGTATCGACCCTCTGAGAGGCGAAGCTAACGCGTTAAGCGGACCGCCTGGGTAGTACGGCCGCAAGGCTAAAACTCAAAGGAATAGACGGGGGCTCGCACAAGCGGTGGATCATGTGGCTTAATTCGATGCTACACGAAGAACCTTACCAGGGTTAGAAATCCCAATGACAATTTGCTGAAAGGCAGACTTTCTTCGGACATTGGGACAGGTGATGCATGGCCGTCGTCAGTTCGTGATTTGAATTGTTCCCTTAAGTGGGGTAACGAACGCAACCCTCGTTGTCTGTTATACGTGTCAGGCGAGACTGCTCCCTCACGGGAGAGGAAGGTGGGGATGACGCCAGGTCAGCATGTCCCTTGATATCCTGGGCTGCACACATGATACAATGGCTATTACAACGGGACGCGAAGCGGTAACGTGGAGCAAATCCTTATAAAAGTAGCCCTAGTTCGGATTGAGGTCTGCAACTCGACCTCATGAAGTCGGAATCGCTAGTAATCGCAGGTCAGCTATACCGCGGTGAATACGTTCTCGAGCCTTGTACTCACCGCCCGTCAAGTCAAGGAAGCCGGGAGTGCCCGACGTCCGCATTTATTGCGGCCTACGGTAAGTTCGGTGACAGGGACTAAGTCGTAACAAGGCACGGCTAGCGGAAGCTGGTCGTGGAATATTTCCAACGGAATTCGTTGCATACCTTTCGGGGTATTGTGACTTACTGTGTCGATTTTCTGAATCTCGATCGAGTTCAGAAAACATGGTGTTGGTCTCGGAACCTTACTTGAGACCACAGAACGGAACAAAAGAAAGGACAGCTAAAAACCTCCCGAGAGAGCGTACTCTCTCGGGAGGTTTTTAGTATGGTATTGACAAATAGTATATATAGTGTACACTGCGAACAGTTCATAACTGCTTTGGAGATGAATATGTTATTCTATGGTAGAAATTTTCAGGTGAAAATCTTCACTAAGAATAGTTTGTATTGTTTAATTGGTTGTATACTCTTCGCATTGTTGTTATATATACCGATAATTCAATACTTCAAGTTGCCGGTGGGGTATTATTTCCCAATAACAGGGGAGTGCATTAAAGTCACTGAACTAAGGGACGATGGTTCTCTCATAGAACATGATTGTGCATGGGCGAAAGGAAAAAGGTACACCATAGTTTATATTTCCCCACCAATCTTAAATTGATCTCATTACTTAGCATTATTGACCGGCCCGCATTGTGCGAGGCCGGTCTTTTCATTTGCAAGTTGTTCCACGCTGTCGTTTCTGTTAGTATTTTTCTACCCAGCCATACTTTTGCTTCGCAAAACCAAGGAGGGTAAGCATGCGTGTGTAATCCAGACGATTTTGTCGGAATCCAGACAAAATCGTCTGGACTCAGAGGAGGTTCTTTCAAAAATTAATATTAATGATTGTCAAAGCGCGCGTGTAGCTCAGTTGGTTAGAGCGCATCACTGATAATGATGAGGTCCCAGGTTCGAGTCCTGGCATGCGCACTTTGACTGGCATTAATTTTGGAAAGGATAGAGCAGAGAAAGAGTCCAGCGGACTCTTTTTCCCAACAGACTCTTTTTCCTGATAATGACGAGGTCTCATTCTTGCCCTCCAAAATTTTGTAAAACAAAACTTAGGAGGACAAAAGTCTTGATATGCGCATAATGCTGCCGGAGTGGTGAAATTGGTAAACACGTACGGTTCAGAGCCGTATGCCGCAAGGCTTGGAGGTTCAAGTCCTCTCTCCGGCACATAAAAAAGCCGACGTATATACGTCGGCCTACTGGAAACTTATAAGATGAACATTTGTTTTTTTTATTCATCATCATCTATGCATTCGGATTGATCCACGCCTGCATGGTCTCCAATAAAGTTAGTGCTTTCGTCATCATAACCAAAATCACAAAGCACTGGTCTTAGCTGTATTTGGGAGTCACCACCTCCATCGTTATCAGTACCTTTCTCTGTCGGACCCATTACTGCTCTCCTATGTGGTTTACAACAATAAAGCATAAAAGTACCTCTCCAATATTTATTGTACACCGCGAAATATATCAATCAAGTTGAATCAGTTGA contains the following coding sequences:
- a CDS encoding sugar transferase, with amino-acid sequence MPQLFNILKGEMSLIGPRNDVSGLGSRLAEAIPHYNMRYLVKPGLSGWAQIKQDYSKGNISPQSVEETKIRLSYDLYYIKNKSFLLDIVIALRTIQTLISRLLP
- a CDS encoding NAD-dependent epimerase/dehydratase family protein, translated to MSNDKKTIFITGGAGYVGAMLCDQFSKRDDVKEIVALDMEPIPDLLKENKKIIWIEANTSDGTWQKKAKEHKPSIVIHAAWQIREMYGNSKTQWTWNVDGADAVFDFAFSTSSTERLIYFSTASLYGAYKSNTIDHLFTEDEPMREEEYSYGIEKIQVERNLCSKWEKRHKENNISVSIVRPAAITGPRGRFMMHDRFGLQSALSGQLKKDFIYRIISMMVSFVPATPWWVRQFVHEDDITDIIALLAFSSEIKNNYEIFNLATGGEPVFAPQMAQAVGKKVLPVRPWMVRLAYFFFWHITRGKVPTSKGIWRFYSYPIVMDGSKLTKKFGYHYTYESRDAFSKTIGRYERYVPEDKRVS
- a CDS encoding NAD-dependent epimerase/dehydratase family protein; protein product: MKILVTGGAGFIGSHLINQLSREGHSVISVDKLSLSGKKLQKARLRDLVGDVENYTIDITDQKKLGNLFQSNTFDVVYHIAAKPGVRESIENPFIYAHSNYIGTLTVLELAKKYNVQHILIASSSSVYGKNIKVPYSENDRVDEQISVYACSKRSAELLAYTYCHLFNMNITCLRFFTVYGPYGRPDMAPYIFTKNIINRKTIDVFNKGKQQRDFTFISDIIDGCIGLLECKNGFSIVNLGNNKCVELMDFIGTIESILEIKAQKRFLSIQPGDVVKTYADISKAKALCGYSPKVNISDGMEKFISWYKDYHKVK
- the secD gene encoding protein translocase subunit SecD, with amino-acid sequence MLRIRIAALLILLVGLGIGYFVYTSEINTESRFKFKLGLDLAGGTHLIYEADVSNLPQEEIEGSMNALRDVIERRVNLFGVSEPIVQVEQSSIFAGVRGERLIVELPGVTDITEAVRIIGETPLLEFKLVRAEALLPENGTENVGDIFIQTELTGRFLKRAVLEFGSTQSGQISNEPIIRLEFTKEGADIFAEITRNNVGRQLAIFLDGESISAPVIQQEITGGTAIITGSFTPESAKLLVRNLNFGALPVPIELLSTQTIGASLGEEALNRGIQAGMLGLTLVALFLILWYRLPGVLATLSLAIYVFIILALFKFIPVTLTAAGLAGFILSIGMAVDANILIFERMKEEFIKGKDTTNAVKDGFARAWFSIRDGNISSIITAVILFWFGTSLVKGFALTFGIGILVSMISAITISRTFLYAVGGYSYTGLVKFLFGRGISL
- the secF gene encoding protein translocase subunit SecF, which encodes MFVVTYRKIFFILSGIIVGLSFLSVAFFGLQFGIDFTGGAITEVSYPDGRPDKVVLEEQLNPLSVEGYSLRPTGENGYILRTRDLTEEERIIISKALSINGTVQVVEERYNSIGPIIGTELRNKAFFAIAIVVLAIILFIAFVFRKVSEPVSSLKYGLIAIVALLHDIIIPIGMFAVLGVFVGAQVDVLFVMALLAILGYSVNDTIVVFDRVRENLRTNKELNIREDFELTVGKSLNQTYTRSINTSLTTLFVLLTLFFVGAPVTQNFALVLMTGVIAGTYSSIFLAAPLLVTIQRLSEKRN